Proteins from a genomic interval of uncultured Desulfuromusa sp.:
- a CDS encoding zinc-dependent alcohol dehydrogenase family protein yields MEREPLRLVEIPIPEPAGNEVRIRITACGVCHTELDEIEGRTPPPELPMILGHQAVGLIDKVGRQVNQERIGERVGVAWIYSACGKCRWCRQGLENLCPEFKATGRDANGGYAEYMVVPADFAHSVPANFKDAEAAPLLCAGAIGYRSLNLAKLASGGPLGLTGFGASAHLVLKLVQKKYPDLPIYVFARSHKEQQFALELGANWAGGTESKPPELLESIIDTTPAWLPIMSAMRHLMPGGRLVINAIRKENFDRHLLAEIDYPHDLWLEKEIKSVANVTRQDVSEFLKLAAEIPLHPTYEEFPLDAANIALLELKERKIRGAKVLRIG; encoded by the coding sequence ATGGAACGAGAGCCTCTGCGACTAGTGGAAATTCCGATTCCGGAACCCGCCGGCAATGAAGTCCGGATCAGAATAACAGCTTGCGGTGTTTGTCACACTGAATTGGATGAAATTGAGGGACGGACCCCGCCACCGGAACTACCGATGATTCTTGGTCATCAGGCTGTCGGACTGATCGACAAAGTGGGCCGGCAAGTCAATCAAGAACGAATAGGAGAACGCGTTGGCGTCGCCTGGATCTATTCGGCATGCGGCAAGTGTCGCTGGTGCCGACAAGGTCTGGAAAATCTCTGCCCGGAATTCAAAGCGACCGGGCGTGATGCCAATGGTGGTTATGCCGAATATATGGTTGTTCCTGCTGACTTTGCCCACTCTGTCCCGGCTAACTTCAAAGATGCCGAAGCAGCACCGCTACTCTGTGCCGGGGCCATCGGCTATCGCTCGTTAAATTTGGCGAAACTTGCATCTGGAGGACCACTTGGACTGACGGGATTCGGAGCTTCAGCCCATCTGGTTTTAAAACTGGTGCAGAAAAAATACCCGGACTTGCCGATTTATGTCTTTGCCCGTAGCCACAAAGAGCAACAGTTTGCCCTTGAACTTGGAGCAAACTGGGCGGGAGGGACAGAAAGCAAGCCTCCCGAACTCCTTGAATCAATTATCGACACAACCCCTGCCTGGCTGCCGATTATGAGTGCCATGCGCCATCTGATGCCCGGTGGCCGCTTGGTGATCAATGCCATCCGCAAAGAAAACTTTGATCGCCACTTGCTTGCCGAAATTGATTATCCACATGACTTGTGGTTAGAAAAAGAAATCAAAAGTGTTGCCAATGTCACCCGTCAGGATGTATCGGAGTTCCTCAAACTGGCGGCAGAAATTCCCTTACACCCCACTTATGAGGAGTTTCCTCTGGATGCAGCAAACATCGCCTTGCTTGAACTCAAGGAACGTAAAATCCGTGGAGCCAAGGTGCTAAGAATTGGTTGA
- a CDS encoding NifS family cysteine desulfurase — protein MERIYLDNNATTIVDPTVRDAMEPFYCHMYGNPNSLHSFGIEVRPYLHQAMDQLYAGIGAHDEDDIVINSCATEGNNTVILGFYFNLLKDTRKKHIVTTQLEHPCIRESCRFLEQHGVKVTYLAPDQDGLITAKMVKEAITDQTALVSVMWANNETGLILPIKEISEVCKERGVYLHTDAVQAIGKIKVNLKDVQVDYLTFSAHKFHGPKGVGGLYIRKGASLPPLLHGGEQMGGRRSGTVDVPGMVAMGKAMELANTHLPFENTEVRRLRDKLEDALLSIDDILVVGKRELRTPNTVYVSIRGVEGEALIWDLNQNGIAASTGSACASESLEASPILTAIGADRELAHTGVRLSLSRFTTEQEIDYTIYAISKAITRLRGLSTSY, from the coding sequence ATGGAAAGAATTTATCTCGATAACAATGCGACCACCATCGTAGATCCAACAGTCCGCGATGCCATGGAACCCTTTTACTGCCATATGTATGGCAATCCGAATTCACTGCACTCCTTTGGCATTGAGGTGCGTCCTTATCTGCATCAGGCGATGGATCAGCTCTATGCAGGAATCGGTGCTCACGATGAGGATGATATCGTGATCAACTCCTGTGCCACAGAGGGAAACAATACGGTCATCCTTGGTTTCTACTTCAACCTGCTTAAGGATACCCGTAAGAAGCATATTGTCACCACCCAGCTTGAACATCCCTGTATCCGTGAATCTTGCCGATTTCTTGAACAACATGGCGTTAAAGTGACTTATCTGGCTCCTGATCAGGACGGATTAATCACGGCAAAGATGGTTAAAGAAGCGATTACCGACCAGACTGCGCTTGTTTCGGTCATGTGGGCCAACAATGAAACCGGTTTGATTCTACCGATCAAGGAGATTTCTGAGGTCTGCAAGGAGCGAGGCGTCTATCTCCATACCGATGCTGTGCAGGCGATTGGTAAAATCAAAGTCAATCTTAAGGACGTTCAAGTGGATTATCTGACTTTCAGTGCTCATAAATTCCATGGACCCAAAGGGGTCGGCGGTCTTTACATTCGCAAGGGGGCTAGCTTACCACCATTGCTGCATGGTGGTGAGCAAATGGGCGGTCGCCGGTCAGGAACCGTAGATGTCCCGGGGATGGTTGCGATGGGTAAGGCAATGGAGCTGGCCAACACCCATCTTCCTTTTGAGAACACTGAAGTCAGGCGCCTGCGTGATAAACTTGAGGATGCGCTGCTGAGCATTGATGATATTCTTGTGGTCGGTAAGCGGGAGCTTCGCACTCCTAATACCGTTTATGTCAGCATTCGCGGCGTTGAAGGGGAAGCTCTGATCTGGGACCTGAATCAGAATGGTATCGCGGCATCGACTGGTAGCGCCTGTGCTTCCGAATCGCTTGAGGCCAGCCCGATTCTGACCGCTATCGGAGCTGACAGGGAACTTGCCCATACAGGCGTGCGCCTGAGCCTGTCCCGCTTCACAACTGAACAGGAGATTGACTATACCATCTATGCGATCAGTAAAGCGATCACCCGGTTGAGAGGACTGTCAACCTCATATTGA